In a genomic window of Meleagris gallopavo isolate NT-WF06-2002-E0010 breed Aviagen turkey brand Nicholas breeding stock chromosome 1, Turkey_5.1, whole genome shotgun sequence:
- the DLD gene encoding dihydrolipoyl dehydrogenase, mitochondrial, giving the protein MQRWGRVSCALARRSHFDRVHRGLQGVCAVPQRSYADQVDADVTVIGSGPGGYVAAIKAAQLGFKTVCVEKNETLGGTCLNVGCIPSKALLNNSHLYHLAHGKDFASRGIEITGIRLNLEKMMEQKSGAVKALTGGIAHLFKQNKVVHVSGFGKITGKNQVTATKDDGSTQVINTKNILIATGSEVAPFPGITIDEDNIVSSTGALSLKKVPEKMVVIGAGVIGVELGSVWQRLGADVTAVEFMGHVGGMGIDMEISKNFQRILQKQGLKFKLNTKVTGATKKPDGKIDVAVEAAAGGKAEVITCDVLLVCIGRRPFTKNLGLEDLGIELDKKGRIPVNNRFQTKIPNIYAIGDVVAGPMLAHKAEDEGILCVEGMAGGAVHIDYNCVPSVIYTHPEVAWVGKSEEQLKEEGVEYKIGKFPFAANSRAKTNADTDGMVKILSQKSTDRMLGAHILGAGAGEMVNEAALAMEYGASCEDVARVCHAHPTVSEAFREANLAASFGKAINF; this is encoded by the exons atgcAGCGCTGGGGCCGCGTCTCCTGTGCGCTCGCTCGG AGGAGCCATTTTGATCGAGTTCATCGCGGTCTCCAGGGAGTTTGTGCCGTGCCGCAGAGGAGCTACGCCGATCAAG TTGATGCGGATGTCACAGTTATTGGTTCTGGTCCTGGAGGTTATGTTGCTGCAATCAAAGCAGCTCAGCTTGGGTTTAAG actgtctgtgtagaaaaaaatgaaacattggGTGGAACCTGTCTGAATGTTGGATGTATTCCTTCAAAG GCCTTGCTGAACAACTCACATCTGTATCATTTGGCCCATGGAAAAGACTTTGCTAGCAGAGGAATTGAAA ttacaGGAATCCGCTTGAATCTGGAGAAGATGATGGAGCAGAAGAGCGGTGCAGTGAAGGCCTTAACAGGTGGAATTGctcatttatttaaacaaaacaag GTTGTGCATGTGTCTGGATTTGGGAAAATAACTGGCAAAAACCAAGTCACTGCAACCAAAGACGATGGCAGCACACAAGTTATCAATACAAAGAACATACTCATAGCTACAGGCTCAGAAGTTGCTCCCTTCCCTGGAATCACT ATTGATGAAGATAATATTGTGTCATCCACTGGTGCTCTGTCCCTGAAAAAAGTCCCTGAGAAGATGGTTGTCATTGGTGCAGGAGTCATTGGTGTGGAACTG GGTTCAGTTTGGCAGCGCCTCGGTGCGGATGTGACGGCTGTGGAGTTCATGGGCCATGTTGGTGGAATGGGAATTGACATGGAGATCTCTAAAAACTTCCAACGTATTCTTCAGAAGCAGGGACTTAAGTTTAAGCTAAACACCAAAGTTACGGGTGCTACCAAGAAACCAGATGGGAAAATTGATGTAGC tgttgaagctgctgctggtggaaAGGCAGAAGTCATAACTTGTGATGTGCTCCTGGTGTGCATCGGTAGGCGTCCGTTCACAAAAAATCTAGGACTTGAAGACCTTGGAATTGAACTTGATAAGAAAGGGAGAATTCCGGTCAATAACAGATTCCAAACCAAAATTCCAAA CATCTATGCTATTGGTGATGTAGTTGCTGGACCTATGCTGGCCCACAAAGCTGAGGATGAAGGCATTCTGTGTGTTGAAGGGATGGCTGGAGGTGCAGTTCACATTGATTATAACTGCGTGCCCTCTGTCATATACACTCACCCCGAAGTGGCCTGGGTTGGCAAATCAGAAGAACAGCTGAAAGAAGAG GGAGTAGAGTACAAAATTGGGAAATTCCCATTTGCTGCAAACAGTAGAGCAAAGACAAACGCTGACACGGATGGCATGGTGAAGATACTTAGTCAGAAGTCAACAGACAGGATGTTGGGCGCGCACATCTTAGGCGCA GGTGCTGGTGAAATGGTCAATGAAGCAGCCCTTGCTATGGAGTACGGAGCATCGTGTGAAGATGTAGCCAGAGTTTGCCATGCCCATCCA ACGGTGTCAGAAGCCTTCAGGGAAGCTAACCTAGCAGCATCTTTTGGCAAAGCTATCAACTTCTAA